A single genomic interval of Paenibacillus macerans harbors:
- a CDS encoding HAMP domain-containing sensor histidine kinase, translating into MGQRIKPAPKQTSILSYWTLRYFVILCLGLAIITVAAVYWIRETARDSRLKTTGLLGQEISERVTSPNGEIVIPPDFQHLLKSRFVYFNLDKDELCLIITDDQGNLVFSKPKISDKDLKHKLTDDLAESRDSRFMAVTTPIMSGGEKKGQVALLQSKRSLTYSPNEIVLVVLLLLTLVLCGWITLYALSRKLSRPIRRVALSARQIAAGSYDVNLDIATPEREIQEMIGSFKDMAFRLKQLEAWRALQLAGVTHELKTPVTSIKGLLLAVREGVVNREEAEEFLDIALKESERLEWMVADLLNYNALSSGSLEVKSSPLNVKLLVEEIVYQWGLLHEEEQVSVAIEPCGEELVALGDALRIQQIVVNLLNNALQAAADERPLRVGIRLISHDRYMDILVRDNGGGIPAEEQPHIFEQFYRGQAKKRKVRGLGLGLTYSRLLARAQGGDLLLDGSTDAGSTFVLKLRLEQPDWERKDWEQKDWEQKPEHVHSLEQTAATGRPIAGS; encoded by the coding sequence GATCCTGTCTTACTGGACCCTGCGGTATTTTGTCATCTTGTGCCTGGGCCTGGCCATTATCACTGTGGCTGCGGTGTATTGGATTCGGGAAACGGCGAGGGACAGCCGGCTGAAAACGACCGGACTGCTCGGTCAGGAAATTTCCGAACGGGTCACCTCCCCAAACGGGGAAATTGTCATTCCGCCCGATTTTCAGCATTTGCTGAAAAGCCGGTTTGTTTATTTCAATCTGGACAAGGACGAGCTTTGTCTGATTATTACCGATGATCAAGGGAACCTTGTATTCTCCAAACCAAAAATCAGCGATAAAGATTTGAAACACAAGCTGACGGACGATCTGGCCGAATCGCGTGACAGCCGGTTTATGGCGGTGACGACTCCGATCATGAGCGGCGGCGAAAAAAAGGGACAGGTCGCCTTGCTTCAATCCAAACGCTCGCTGACCTATAGCCCGAACGAAATCGTTTTGGTCGTTCTGCTGCTGCTTACGCTCGTTTTGTGCGGTTGGATCACGCTTTACGCTTTGTCCCGCAAGCTGTCGCGCCCGATTCGCCGCGTCGCCCTAAGCGCCAGGCAGATCGCCGCCGGCTCATACGACGTCAACCTGGATATCGCCACGCCGGAGCGCGAAATCCAGGAGATGATCGGCTCCTTTAAGGACATGGCCTTTCGCCTCAAGCAGTTGGAAGCGTGGCGGGCGCTGCAGCTGGCCGGAGTGACCCATGAGCTAAAGACCCCGGTCACCTCCATCAAAGGTTTGCTTTTGGCGGTGCGCGAAGGGGTGGTGAACCGGGAGGAAGCCGAGGAATTTTTGGATATCGCCCTAAAGGAGTCCGAACGGCTGGAATGGATGGTTGCCGACCTGCTCAACTACAACGCTCTTTCCTCCGGCAGCCTGGAAGTGAAAAGCAGCCCGCTCAATGTGAAGCTGCTCGTGGAGGAAATCGTCTATCAATGGGGGCTGCTCCATGAGGAGGAACAGGTCTCCGTTGCGATCGAACCCTGCGGGGAGGAGCTTGTCGCCCTCGGGGACGCCCTGCGGATTCAGCAAATCGTGGTGAATCTGCTGAACAACGCCCTGCAAGCCGCGGCGGACGAACGCCCGCTCCGCGTCGGTATCCGGCTGATTTCGCACGACAGATACATGGACATCCTCGTCCGCGACAACGGCGGCGGCATCCCGGCGGAGGAACAGCCGCACATCTTCGAGCAGTTCTACCGCGGGCAAGCCAAGAAGCGGAAAGTGCGCGGGCTGGGCCTCGGCTTGACCTACAGCCGGCTGCTCGCCCGCGCCCAAGGCGGCGACCTGCTGCTGGACGGCAGTACGGACGCGGGAAGCACGTTTGTGCTCAAGCTGCGGCTGGAGCAGCCGGATTGGGAGCGGAAGGACTGGGAACAAAAAGACTGGGAACAAAAGCCGGAACATGTGCACAGCCTTGAGCAGACGGCAGCTACCGGCAGGCCTATCGCCGGCTCTTAA